A region of the Nitrospira sp. genome:
TAGAAACGACGACTTCGCCCGTGCCGCGGTCTGCGCCTGCTGAAGTGCCTGGTCCAACTGGCGGTTGCTCTCGCGAAGACGATCAGCGGTCTCGTTGAGCGCCCGGTGGGTGGCATGCACTTCACTCAGATCAATGGCAAAAGCCCGCACGAGGCCGTGTCCGGGGACCGGGCAGAGAGTCCAGCTATAACAGGCTTCGCCTCGCACGACGTCCTGGGACGTCAAGGTTCGTCCTTCCAATAAGCAGGTCGCGACAAGCGCGGGGAGGTTGTCCGGAAGGATCTCCGGCTTTCCTGCAAGGTCGTATCCGAAGCGACCGAGTACGTCTGCCATGGCCGGATTCGCATAGACCAGATTTCCGTGCCGGTCGATTTCCACGATCGGATAGGGACTTTCCTCGGCCACTTCGGCCAGACGGTCACGATCTTTCTCCAATTCGACTTCGCGTGACACATCGCGCAAGGTCATCAACGTGGCGACCGAGGGAATTCCGGAGATGCGAAGGTGTTGCCATTCGATCACAGTGGAATTGCCGGTTTCGCTCTCATCGTGACTGGCCGCCTGGCCGGCGTGAGAAAACGGCTCGTCAGGCAGTTTCACGATTCCCGTGGCGCGAAGCGAGTCGCTCAGATCGAGCCGCTGACCGAGGAGATCCGACAGCGCTTGTCCGGCACAGCCCCCCGGAGATCGCCTGAACAGACGAGCAGCGGTCCGATTCGCGAAAATAACGGTTTGCTCGGCCCCCAGAAGACAGATGCCCAGCGGCACCGCATCCCACAGCAGGGTTAAGACCTCCGGTGGGACGGCCAGGCCGGCTGCGTGCTGGGGCTGCGGGGTGCGTGGATGCTGCGGATGATTCGTCACGAGCGAGCACCCACGGCAGGTTCAAGGTAGTGCGGGAGATCGACCTGTTCCAGTTTTGGATCCAATGCCCGAAGAATGGTGCGGGTCGGTTGGTCGGGCGGTTGGTTTTGCAGGTCGACTTCGAAAGGCTCCTGCTGACTCTGCCCTTCAGCTCCCTTGATAATTCGGATACGTGGTCTCAACCGGTCTTCATGATTCAGACCGACGACCAATGCGCATTCATTGGTATTCAGCTTGATGAGACTCCCCAGAGGGTAGACGCCCAAGGCCTTGATGGCGACCTCCACCAGCGTCTTCTCATACCGGCCTTTCGCTCCCAAGACGAAGAGCTGCCGGATCGCATCGTGCGGCAACAGCGGCGGACGGCCATGGCGCGCACTGACTAAATCGTCGTAGCTGTCCGCCAAACCCACCAGTTGCGCCAACGTGGAGACACTGTCGTGCTTCAGGCGTTGAGGAAACCCGCTCCCGTCCTGATATTCATGATGTTGCAGGATAATGCGAGAGACCGCATCGGGGACCGTGCCCACTTGAGCGAGTACGGTAGCCGCCAATTGCGGGTGCTGTCTCATGAGGACCTGCTCCTGATCGGTCAGCGGGGTGGTCTTTCGATACAGGTTACGCGGGAGCCGCACGTAACCGATGTCGTGAAGCAGAGCCCCCAACCCGAGCGCTTCCAGATCGGCTTCCGCACAGCCGTTTTCCACCGCCAGAATGAGCGTGAGCACGCAGACATCCATGCCATGGCTGGCGAGGGTGGCGTCGAAACGTCGGACTTTATCCAGACAGAACTGGATCAGCATCGCTTCCGGCTGTGCCACGATCTGCTCCAGGAGCCTGCTCACGATCGGCTTCAGGGCCGCGATCTTTGGCGGGTTACCCGCTTCGAGGTCACTGAAGACGCGTTCCACGGCAGCCATGCTTTCCCGATAGGCTGCGGCAGCCACTGCAGCGTGCGAACTCTGCTCGCTCTCCTGCGGCACGACGGCTTCAACATTGGCCGGCGGCGGTTCTTCCGGAGGAGGCACGGCGGCCGGCGCTGGCGGGGTGGCAGCCCCGACGTCCAGCCCGCGGTCAGTATCGATGGTGACGACGAGGATGCCATGGCGTTTGAGTTGCACGATGTCGTCGGGATTTGAAACCAACCACTTATGGAGGAGAAACGGAGTGCGGTACCAAGGCTGATCCAAACCGGCGATAAACATGCCGACGGTGAGCTGATCGATAGAGATGTGCTTTGTCGAAGCCATATCAGAGCTGTACCTACTGCCAACACGGATTGGATTGAGCGCAGTGTTTCCGGTGATTCATCTATGATGTAACGTTCATATCGGTTGATCAGAGGCCGGTCTTTACCTGTGCGACCACTTAGATCCACCGGTTCCTTCAGGTCTTGCGAAAGGCGACCGATAGAGCTGACGAGGGTGCGTCTACGCACCTGCAGGGTGGGGGAAGAGTCTATGAGCGAACTGGTTATTCATCGTCATCCGTCCTCGTTTCTGTCGGTCGGTCTCTCGCTTCAGCTCAGCGTGTCGCAGGACGACACGCGGGGGCAATACGGCTCATCGGTCCTGGGGTGGAAACACCGGAGCTGGATCGTCTGTGAATGGCCGTTTCATTTGGGGCAGCCGGTTCCTTGCGTGAAAGGAACCATCTGCCTGCTGCGGTACATCCATGAAGGAAACATGATCGGATATCGCACGAAGGTGCTGGACACGCAGATGCAACCCTTCCCGTTTCTGCTGCTCGCATTTCCCTCCGAGCTGGAAGAGGTGCCGCTCCGGAAGCACGGGCGGGTATCGGCCCAGGAGCCGATTGTCTTGTCTGTCGTGCAGGAGTTCGCATCCAACCTGCCAAATGAACCCCCGATCCGAATCGGCGGGCTCCTGAAGGATTTGAGTGCCTCCGGCTGCGCCGTGCTCATTCAACGTCCGGTACAGGACTTTTACCCGGGGATGGCTCTGCTTGTTGAGTTTGAAATCACCGGCACCGGACACGTCAACAATCTGACAGGGGTCGTCCGAAACCTGTCACCGCAGGCCGACGGAACGCATCTTGGTCTGGAGTTCCGGTTCGACGGCAAAGAAACGATCGAGTACCGGGGCTGGGGAGGATCAGTGCGGAACGCGCTTGAATCCTTCGTACATCGTAAACATACCTTCGAGTCCGCCTAGACTGCAGCGGTTGCCGATGACTGGGAAGTTTTTGCCCGGTCCTGTGCCGCCACTCGCTCCCAACGCCCGGAAATCCCGTCGTT
Encoded here:
- a CDS encoding DUF3391 domain-containing protein — its product is MASTKHISIDQLTVGMFIAGLDQPWYRTPFLLHKWLVSNPDDIVQLKRHGILVVTIDTDRGLDVGAATPPAPAAVPPPEEPPPANVEAVVPQESEQSSHAAVAAAAYRESMAAVERVFSDLEAGNPPKIAALKPIVSRLLEQIVAQPEAMLIQFCLDKVRRFDATLASHGMDVCVLTLILAVENGCAEADLEALGLGALLHDIGYVRLPRNLYRKTTPLTDQEQVLMRQHPQLAATVLAQVGTVPDAVSRIILQHHEYQDGSGFPQRLKHDSVSTLAQLVGLADSYDDLVSARHGRPPLLPHDAIRQLFVLGAKGRYEKTLVEVAIKALGVYPLGSLIKLNTNECALVVGLNHEDRLRPRIRIIKGAEGQSQQEPFEVDLQNQPPDQPTRTILRALDPKLEQVDLPHYLEPAVGARS
- a CDS encoding flagellar brake protein — its product is MSELVIHRHPSSFLSVGLSLQLSVSQDDTRGQYGSSVLGWKHRSWIVCEWPFHLGQPVPCVKGTICLLRYIHEGNMIGYRTKVLDTQMQPFPFLLLAFPSELEEVPLRKHGRVSAQEPIVLSVVQEFASNLPNEPPIRIGGLLKDLSASGCAVLIQRPVQDFYPGMALLVEFEITGTGHVNNLTGVVRNLSPQADGTHLGLEFRFDGKETIEYRGWGGSVRNALESFVHRKHTFESA